One genomic segment of Aquipluma nitroreducens includes these proteins:
- a CDS encoding flavodoxin codes for MSKIGLFFGPEKGSVHRVAEKVKAALGEQNVEMISVNDAVLADLEKYDRIIFGISTVGKETWDSNYSNTDWSKFFPNISKVDFSGKTVGIFGLGDHITYASYFVNAMGMLAKDLQKNGATIVGKVNPSGYEFDESEAIFDGMFIGLPIDEDFEPELTDERVANWIISIKPAFGL; via the coding sequence ATGAGCAAAATTGGATTATTTTTTGGTCCTGAAAAAGGTTCAGTTCACCGTGTTGCCGAAAAAGTGAAAGCAGCTTTGGGCGAACAGAATGTAGAAATGATATCGGTAAATGATGCTGTACTTGCTGATCTTGAAAAGTACGACCGGATCATCTTTGGAATTTCGACCGTTGGAAAAGAAACCTGGGATTCAAACTATTCAAATACTGACTGGAGCAAATTTTTCCCCAATATCAGCAAAGTAGATTTTTCGGGCAAAACAGTTGGAATCTTCGGATTGGGCGACCACATTACTTATGCTAGCTATTTCGTGAATGCGATGGGCATGTTGGCCAAAGATCTTCAGAAAAACGGCGCAACCATTGTTGGCAAGGTCAATCCTTCTGGCTATGAATTTGATGAGTCGGAAGCTATTTTCGATGGAATGTTTATCGGGCTCCCGATTGATGAAGATTTTGAACCGGAACTAACCGATGAACGTGTTGCAAACTGGATTATCAGCATAAAACCAGCGTTCGGGCTTTAA
- a CDS encoding pyridoxal phosphate-dependent aminotransferase has protein sequence MNNTPVQQEIVKKYIDQLQIKDLGKASIREIVALINFIEEESKTKFIRMEMGVPGLPPAKVGVAAEINALESGVASIYPMMDGIKPLKYEASRFIKLFMDVDVEPASCIPTCGSMQGTFAALLVAGNVDSQKNTTLFIDPGFPVQKQQMTVMGHKYESFDVFDFRGEKLRAKLESYLSQGNINSMVYSNPNNPSWICMTEEELQIIGELATKYDVIVMEDLAYFGMDFRKDLYTPGKPPYQPSVAKYTDHYVLFISASKIFSYAGQRGAIMAISDALWNRQYENLQVRFGSKPFGFTIVMQVLYALSSGITHSTQHALAAMFKAASDGEFNFIEDVKEYGRKAKIMKDLFVSNGFQVVYEKDGDEPIADGFYFTIGYPGMTGGELLENLLYYGISAITLKNTGSEKEGLRACVSHVKRDQFDDLEKRLRLFNENFGH, from the coding sequence ATGAATAATACACCTGTACAACAAGAGATCGTAAAAAAATACATCGATCAGCTTCAGATCAAAGATCTTGGTAAAGCTTCGATTCGCGAAATTGTAGCGCTAATCAATTTCATTGAAGAAGAAAGCAAAACCAAATTTATCCGCATGGAAATGGGTGTTCCCGGACTGCCACCTGCAAAGGTTGGTGTTGCCGCCGAAATTAATGCACTCGAATCGGGAGTTGCTTCCATTTATCCGATGATGGATGGAATCAAACCGCTCAAATACGAAGCTTCCCGTTTCATCAAACTATTTATGGATGTTGATGTTGAGCCTGCAAGTTGTATTCCAACCTGCGGATCGATGCAGGGAACTTTTGCGGCTCTTTTGGTAGCCGGAAATGTTGATTCGCAAAAAAATACCACCTTATTTATCGACCCGGGATTCCCTGTGCAAAAACAGCAAATGACCGTGATGGGTCATAAATATGAGTCGTTCGATGTGTTTGACTTCAGGGGAGAAAAACTTCGCGCAAAACTCGAATCGTATTTGTCGCAAGGAAACATCAATTCGATGGTTTATTCCAATCCAAACAATCCAAGCTGGATTTGTATGACGGAGGAAGAACTTCAGATTATTGGCGAACTGGCTACCAAATACGATGTGATTGTGATGGAAGATCTGGCCTACTTCGGAATGGATTTCAGGAAAGATTTATATACTCCCGGAAAACCACCTTATCAGCCAAGTGTCGCCAAATACACCGATCATTATGTGCTGTTTATTTCAGCTTCCAAAATATTTTCATATGCCGGCCAGCGTGGAGCCATCATGGCTATTTCGGATGCGCTGTGGAATCGTCAGTATGAAAACCTGCAAGTCCGATTTGGGAGCAAACCTTTTGGGTTCACCATTGTGATGCAGGTTTTGTATGCTCTTTCTTCCGGAATTACACATTCAACCCAACATGCTTTGGCGGCTATGTTTAAAGCAGCCAGCGACGGTGAATTCAATTTCATTGAAGACGTAAAAGAATATGGCAGGAAAGCTAAAATCATGAAAGATTTATTTGTGAGCAACGGGTTTCAGGTTGTTTACGAAAAAGATGGGGACGAACCTATTGCTGATGGATTCTATTTCACCATTGGGTATCCGGGTATGACCGGAGGTGAGCTTCTGGAAAATCTGCTGTATTATGGAATCAGTGCGATTACGCTAAAAAATACAGGGAGCGAAAAAGAAGGTTTGCGTGCATGTGTATCGCATGTCAAACGCGATCAATTTGACGATTTGGAAAAACGACTGAGACTTTTCAACGAAAACTTTGGGCATTAA